The genomic window CGCCGGACTTCAACCGCGGCCACAGCACGCACGCCGCACAGACACCAGCCCCGGTGACGAATAGCGCACTGACGCAGGCGATAACGAGCACTACAGTTGTGGTCTTTCCGGCACGTGGTTGGACCAGGACGAAGAGTATCTGGCCCAGCACTCCGGCTGCGGCCAGCGTAGCTATAGCTTTGGTTTCGGCATGCTTGATCAGTAGGAGCACCAAGTCCAGTGTCTTCCAGGAATTCTCGAGACCGTCTCGGCCTCCGCTCATCCACCGCAGTGTGGTACGCCATCGATGGGACGCTGTTCTTCGCATCGAACTCCCCTATTCCTTCGTCGATTTCAGTCCGCTTCGTCGCCGTCATCCGACTGTCCCGCCTGGATCTCCTCCAGCTGCTCGTTGAACGGAAGCACCTGAATCGCTGCCGTTGTGTCGTCGATCAGTCGGTTGATCAGGCCGTCCAGCTTGTCCGGATCGACGTTCACATAGTCGGCTCCACCTCGGCTGAACCACTCCTTCAGCACGCTGACGTATTCGGTCACCGCGTGTTTCGCTGCTTCCCGTCGACTCATATCGGCCCAGTCCGCGTCGTCCTGCAACCGGTTCGCGAGCTCTTCCGTTGTCAGTTCGCCGCGGATATATGCCAAATAGAAGGCGGATTGGGGGCTCGCTCCCAGCTTTTCGAGATGTTTCTCGACCTCGTCCAGGTGAGAGCTCCTCAGTCCGGCCGACAGTTTATGCTCGCGTTGCTGGAGCAACTCCCGCCTCTCCAGGCCATGAGCTTCGAGCGCGCTTGCCAGCGAGGCGGCAAGGCTGGCACGTTCTGCCGCCAGGAACGTCGACTGCCACATTTCTCGTCGTTGGCGCTCGAAGACCGTCAATTCTGAGGGCATCAGTACTTCGACACTCGACACCCTGATCTCCATGCCCGGTTCAACAGGTGGGTTCTGCAGGGCGTCACCCAGGAGCCACGCATTGAGTTTCCGCCGCACCATATTGATCTCGGCGAAGGTATGGCCATGAGCGAGCTCGAAGAACCGCTGATCGGCACGGAGATGTCCCTCCAGGAAGGAGCGGGCATCGGCTCGGCCGTGCTGCACGACCAGTATCGGATCCGTGACCGTGCACTCATAGGTGACCTGGGCGGTGAATGTCGTTGCGTCGGCTGCCGGTGCCACGATCTCGACGACAACCGGGGCATGCAGGCTGACATCGACGAGGCTGACGTGCGACGCCGCCACGATTCGACTATCCGATGCCTTCATCCGCCCTTTGTCGACAAAGAACTCACCGTTGGCTCGATAGACCAGTACCTGGTGCGCGTTCGGTCTCGGTAGGTCCTTCGTTTCGCGCACCCTTCGGCGCAATGCTCGCCGGGGAACAATGTCGAGGTGCCGTTGGTCGAGAATCGGATATCGCATCTCATTTCCTCAATCCACGTGGTCAGTTACCAATGATGCCAACATGATTCGCACCAGCTCATCGACACGAGTCTCGCGCTGAGCCACCTTCGCGGACACCGTGATATGCCGGACGGCCCGCCGCTTCGATGCCACGGCCACTCGCTGCCGGTGGCGAATCGCGAGGTTGTGTGCAAGCATTCGGCATTCACGCGACGGCAGTATCCGAGCGAACTCGGTAGCCAGGGCTCGGGTGGTTTGCTCCGGCTCCGCGCAGATCTCGGTGAGATCGTGGAGACCATTGAGCAGCGCATCGAGCGCGCCCTTCCGAAACATACTGCCGCGCAGAGTGATAGCCCAAAGTCGAACGACTGGATCCAGGCCACTCGGGGTGCTGTTCAGATGGCCGAATACAGCCGATCGCTCCGTGACTCCGTCTCGGACCGCAAGCGTCTCGGCTATCGCGCATTCAACTAACAACCGACTCCTCGGGCCAAGCCGCGTATCGCGGTACTTGTCTTCGAGAAAGACGAGAACGGTGTCCGCCTGCGGGGACCGCGTTGCCAACCGCGCGAACAGTTCTGCCATCACCTGGCATCGTTCTACCGCATCTCGGCTGCCGCTTCGAACGATCAAGCGCCACAACTGTCGAGT from Nocardia iowensis includes these protein-coding regions:
- a CDS encoding Pycsar system effector family protein encodes the protein MSGGRDGLENSWKTLDLVLLLIKHAETKAIATLAAAGVLGQILFVLVQPRAGKTTTVVLVIACVSALFVTGAGVCAACVLWPRLKSGDAALNLLYFGSFAADRGLTRDRYVRAVTELSWRPDDFIEQLVEQVWVNAEVARRKYRFANRAVGCLLIALPGLAVTALLSVLLAQP